One window from the genome of Pelodictyon luteolum DSM 273 encodes:
- a CDS encoding B12-binding domain-containing radical SAM protein: MAYFRNLCLIEAPQAVITPFPRYISDCIGVCYLAAAVKDAVESIVMPEHYYDERLFESLRGLLRKSPCDLVAISSMTGAWSQALRLARIAREAGAFVVVGGFHPTALATEVLREPDIDAVVKGEGEETFRELVLHGPSERIAGLAFRDGGTVVENAPRPVIRDIDSIAFPLRSLRPGRYGEHGSAYSIDTIYTSRGCPWSCSFCANGQMHGKWRARSAENVVEEIALLHDQKMKKLLKIWDANFLTSIKRAERICDLMIERGLTNFRIMTETRAADLVRAERILPKLKAVGLNKVGIGIESPNPETLRLLNKQNTADDVEKAIALCRKYGIGTEGYFILGSLNETASESRTYPAYARSIGLQQALFMVMTPYPGTEVYGAYLRENRIHSHDWDLYNNFSPVVSAGGMDRQELVELLAYCDLAFNSFMPLLKRKDLISLIISCMSELLHVCLLLRVNKSLSPGDVEDAVSEALLEFAEREGGSISREWQTGTEAKPLQPLGFRLLLNRGRAIDFRLEEGDGRRWLFMTPSVADGSRGASGLRLDGLVRFVFSLSMDRLMSVLYQGEWMRNNHGHGGEVARRFLPFFFDPVLLGSASRLLRLLPGALRMPAEKG, translated from the coding sequence ATGGCATATTTCAGGAACCTGTGCCTCATCGAGGCTCCGCAGGCGGTCATTACTCCGTTTCCCCGCTACATTTCCGACTGCATCGGTGTCTGTTACCTTGCCGCGGCGGTGAAGGATGCGGTGGAGAGCATCGTCATGCCGGAACACTATTATGATGAAAGACTCTTCGAGAGCCTTCGCGGCCTTCTCAGGAAAAGCCCCTGCGATCTCGTTGCCATTTCTTCTATGACCGGTGCCTGGAGCCAGGCGCTTCGCCTCGCGCGCATTGCCCGTGAAGCGGGCGCGTTCGTGGTCGTCGGAGGCTTCCACCCGACAGCCCTCGCAACGGAGGTGCTCCGGGAGCCCGACATTGATGCGGTGGTGAAGGGTGAGGGGGAGGAAACGTTCCGGGAACTGGTGCTCCATGGCCCTTCAGAGCGTATTGCCGGGCTGGCGTTCAGGGATGGCGGAACCGTTGTCGAGAACGCTCCGCGGCCGGTCATCCGGGATATCGATTCCATTGCCTTTCCGCTCCGGAGCCTTCGTCCGGGTCGGTACGGGGAACATGGTTCCGCTTATTCCATTGACACCATCTATACGTCGCGCGGGTGCCCGTGGTCCTGTTCGTTCTGCGCCAACGGCCAGATGCACGGAAAGTGGCGTGCCCGCTCAGCCGAGAATGTGGTGGAGGAGATCGCACTCCTCCACGATCAGAAGATGAAGAAACTGCTGAAGATCTGGGATGCCAATTTCCTGACCAGCATCAAGCGGGCCGAACGGATCTGCGATCTCATGATCGAGCGCGGGCTGACGAACTTCCGGATCATGACCGAAACACGTGCTGCCGATCTTGTGCGGGCGGAACGGATCCTGCCGAAACTGAAGGCGGTGGGGCTCAATAAAGTCGGCATCGGCATCGAGAGCCCGAACCCCGAGACCCTCCGGCTGCTCAACAAGCAGAACACGGCGGACGATGTCGAAAAAGCTATCGCACTCTGCCGGAAATACGGCATCGGGACCGAGGGGTACTTCATCCTCGGCAGCCTGAACGAAACGGCCAGTGAGAGCCGGACCTATCCCGCCTATGCCCGCTCGATCGGCCTCCAGCAGGCGCTTTTCATGGTGATGACGCCCTATCCCGGCACTGAGGTCTACGGCGCATATCTGCGCGAGAACCGGATCCACTCCCATGACTGGGACCTCTACAACAATTTCAGCCCGGTGGTCTCTGCCGGGGGGATGGACCGGCAGGAGCTGGTGGAGCTTCTGGCCTATTGCGATCTTGCCTTCAACAGCTTCATGCCGCTCCTTAAGAGAAAGGACCTCATCAGCCTCATTATCAGCTGCATGTCGGAGCTGCTGCATGTCTGTTTGCTCCTGCGGGTCAATAAAAGTCTCTCTCCGGGTGATGTTGAAGATGCCGTTTCGGAGGCACTGCTTGAGTTTGCAGAGCGTGAGGGGGGTTCCATCAGCAGGGAATGGCAGACTGGTACCGAAGCAAAGCCGCTGCAGCCTCTCGGGTTCCGCCTGCTCTTGAACCGCGGGAGAGCTATTGATTTCCGGCTGGAAGAGGGTGACGGCCGCCGGTGGCTTTTCATGACTCCATCGGTTGCTGATGGCTCCCGCGGCGCTTCCGGCCTTCGGCTTGACGGGCTGGTGCGTTTCGTGTTTTCGCTTTCAATGGACCGCCTGATGTCGGTGCTCTATCAGGGGGAGTGGATGCGCAACAACCACGGTCATGGCGGAGAGGTTGCCCGGAGGTTCCTGCCTTTCTTTTTTGACCCCGTTCTGCTCGGTTCCGCTTCGCGACTCCTCCGGCTTCTCCCCGGTGCGCTCCGAATGCCTGCCGAAAAGGGGTGA
- the hcp gene encoding hydroxylamine reductase: MGMYCDQCQESIHGTGCTARGVCGKDEMTAKLQDALVYASVGLAIAAGRQQGGVPRDAGRRISESLFVTVTNTNFDDVAIVEEIGKTLAMRDQLNALLPSVPEHDASSWTGSTRDEFLQKALTAGVESYDINEDLRSLKSLVLYGLKGLAAYTDHASVLGFEDDEIYAFYARGLEAMVQDLSADELTALVIQTGATAVKAMALLDRANTSTYGNPEITKVNIGVGMKPGILISGHDLRDMEDLLKQTEGTGVDVYTHCEMLPAHYYPAFRKYPHFVGNYGGSWWKQDREFESFNGPILMTTNCIVPVRESYRQRMFTTGMAGYPGLQHISARPEGGSKDFSALVELAQTCQPPVEIETGEITGGFAHNQVLALADKVVDAVKSGAIKRFVVMAGCDGRHASRKYYTGVAEALPEDTVIMTAGCAKYRYNKLQLGDIGGIPRVLDAGQCNDSYSLAVIALKLKEVFGLEDINDLPISFDIAWYEQKAVTVLLALLYLGVKGIRLGPTLPEFLTPNVAAVLVEKFGIKPIGTVGADVEAMMAGA, encoded by the coding sequence ATGGGAATGTATTGTGACCAGTGTCAGGAGAGTATCCATGGAACAGGATGCACCGCAAGAGGAGTCTGCGGCAAGGACGAGATGACGGCAAAGCTGCAGGATGCGCTTGTATACGCCAGCGTGGGGCTTGCCATTGCGGCGGGCCGTCAGCAGGGAGGCGTACCGCGGGATGCGGGCCGCCGGATCAGCGAGTCGCTGTTCGTCACCGTCACCAACACCAATTTCGACGATGTTGCCATTGTGGAGGAGATCGGTAAAACCCTCGCCATGCGCGACCAGCTCAACGCGCTTCTTCCATCGGTTCCGGAGCATGACGCGTCCAGCTGGACAGGCAGCACCAGGGACGAGTTCCTGCAGAAGGCGCTTACTGCGGGCGTGGAGTCCTATGACATCAATGAGGATCTCCGCTCGCTTAAAAGCCTTGTTCTCTACGGTCTCAAGGGGCTTGCCGCCTATACCGACCACGCTTCGGTGCTGGGCTTCGAGGACGATGAGATTTACGCATTCTATGCCAGGGGCCTCGAAGCGATGGTCCAGGATCTTTCCGCCGATGAGCTGACCGCACTCGTCATTCAGACCGGTGCTACTGCGGTCAAAGCGATGGCGCTGCTCGATCGTGCCAACACCTCGACTTACGGAAACCCTGAGATCACGAAGGTCAACATCGGTGTAGGCATGAAGCCCGGCATCCTGATTTCGGGTCACGACCTCCGCGATATGGAGGACCTCCTGAAGCAGACCGAGGGGACCGGGGTGGACGTGTACACCCACTGCGAGATGCTGCCGGCGCACTACTATCCCGCATTCCGCAAGTACCCGCATTTCGTCGGCAACTACGGTGGATCATGGTGGAAGCAGGACCGTGAGTTCGAGTCGTTCAACGGCCCGATCCTCATGACGACGAATTGCATCGTGCCGGTCCGGGAGTCTTACCGCCAGCGGATGTTCACCACCGGCATGGCCGGCTACCCCGGGCTTCAGCATATTTCTGCACGCCCCGAGGGCGGGAGCAAGGACTTTTCGGCACTGGTTGAGCTTGCACAGACCTGCCAGCCGCCGGTTGAAATCGAGACCGGGGAGATCACGGGCGGCTTCGCCCACAACCAGGTGCTTGCCCTTGCCGACAAGGTGGTCGATGCCGTAAAGTCTGGTGCCATCAAGCGTTTCGTGGTGATGGCCGGATGCGACGGACGGCATGCGTCACGGAAGTACTATACAGGGGTTGCCGAAGCGCTGCCGGAGGATACGGTGATCATGACGGCCGGATGCGCCAAGTACCGCTACAACAAGCTTCAGCTCGGTGACATCGGCGGCATCCCGAGGGTGCTTGACGCAGGCCAGTGCAACGACTCCTATTCGCTGGCGGTCATTGCCCTGAAGCTCAAAGAAGTATTCGGGCTTGAGGACATCAACGACCTGCCGATCTCTTTTGATATCGCATGGTATGAGCAGAAAGCTGTCACCGTGCTCCTTGCGCTCCTCTATCTTGGCGTGAAAGGCATCCGCCTCGGACCGACACTTCCCGAATTCCTGACCCCGAACGTCGCCGCCGTCCTGGTGGAGAAGTTCGGCATCAAGCCTATCGGAACGGTGGGAGCCGATGTCGAGGCCATGATGGCCGGCGCCTGA
- a CDS encoding ATP-binding protein → MQRQVIQIDEQLCTGCAQCIPGCPEGALRVIDGKARLVSDLFCDGLGACVGHCPTGAMRVETREAGPYDERRVLAESIVPKGPNVLAAHLRHLKDHGAVEYLREALLYMQEHGIENPLHSAAPSAGGHHEGGGCPGSRPMAFGAAAPRAHGGSDAPESALRQWPVQLHLVSPEAPCYRGSDLLLAADCTAFAMGDFHTRHLPGKSLAIACPKLDSGMDVYVQKLIAMIDMGGINTITVLLMEVPCCGGLMGAVQEACRRASRWVRVKKVVVSVQGEVLGEEWVG, encoded by the coding sequence ATGCAGCGACAGGTGATACAGATTGACGAACAGCTCTGCACCGGGTGTGCCCAGTGCATTCCCGGATGTCCGGAAGGGGCGCTCCGGGTGATCGATGGCAAGGCGCGGCTCGTCAGCGATCTTTTCTGCGACGGCCTCGGGGCCTGTGTCGGGCACTGTCCGACCGGAGCGATGCGGGTCGAGACCCGTGAAGCCGGGCCGTATGACGAACGGCGGGTACTGGCAGAGAGCATCGTGCCGAAGGGACCCAATGTGCTTGCGGCTCACCTCCGCCATCTCAAGGACCACGGAGCGGTTGAATATCTCCGGGAAGCGCTGCTCTACATGCAGGAACATGGCATCGAAAACCCGCTGCATTCCGCCGCTCCCTCAGCTGGCGGGCATCATGAGGGCGGCGGGTGCCCGGGGAGCCGGCCGATGGCATTCGGCGCTGCGGCACCAAGAGCGCATGGCGGGAGCGACGCGCCCGAAAGCGCGCTCCGGCAGTGGCCGGTGCAGCTGCACCTCGTCTCTCCGGAGGCTCCCTGTTACCGGGGTTCCGATCTCCTGCTCGCTGCCGACTGTACGGCCTTTGCGATGGGCGATTTCCACACCCGCCACCTTCCGGGCAAGAGTCTGGCAATCGCCTGTCCCAAACTAGACTCGGGTATGGATGTCTATGTACAGAAACTGATCGCCATGATTGATATGGGCGGCATCAACACCATCACGGTGCTCTTGATGGAGGTGCCTTGCTGCGGCGGACTCATGGGCGCAGTGCAGGAAGCCTGCAGGAGGGCTTCGCGCTGGGTGAGGGTGAAGAAGGTGGTGGTGTCGGTGCAGGGAGAGGTGCTCGGTGAGGAGTGGGTAGGGTGA
- a CDS encoding RrF2 family transcriptional regulator produces MKVLNKNTDYAVRALLSLAGSQGVYLSAKTIATEQDIPYQFLRRLLQELIRHRLVVSREGASGGFKLDRDPDGIALRELIEIFQGPVQVSECLFRKKLCGNRARCVLRHQILRIEQVVRAEFENITIGSLLGDLAAAGRADGSTPVNGAVPAECLNH; encoded by the coding sequence ATGAAAGTGCTGAACAAAAATACCGATTACGCCGTACGCGCACTCCTCTCCCTGGCAGGGTCGCAGGGCGTTTATTTGTCGGCAAAGACCATTGCCACCGAGCAGGACATACCCTACCAGTTCCTGCGCCGCCTCCTGCAGGAGCTGATCCGCCATCGACTGGTGGTGTCGCGCGAGGGTGCATCGGGCGGCTTTAAGCTTGATCGTGACCCGGACGGTATCGCGCTCCGGGAGCTGATCGAGATATTTCAGGGACCGGTGCAGGTGTCGGAGTGCCTGTTCCGCAAGAAGCTTTGCGGGAACCGTGCGCGGTGCGTGCTGCGACACCAGATCCTGCGCATCGAACAGGTGGTGCGTGCTGAATTCGAAAACATCACAATCGGAAGCCTGCTTGGCGACCTTGCGGCGGCAGGAAGGGCGGATGGCTCCACGCCGGTGAACGGTGCGGTGCCGGCGGAGTGTTTAAACCATTGA
- a CDS encoding class I SAM-dependent methyltransferase has translation MSMLQQKTAAYEAIDTLRREGRFPSCNVDPGQLEKATDGFMADMRRLQSEAAWKLGGLYLLPELIQSVLRTDAGELMDDPSLPAGQKLRMTRALGRQSGMLQLTESFVDLLSPIITELSERNGRDTRVLELAAGAGSLSLALGRAAMDGQLACRVTGTDIVEAYTLAAQQDAMQEGIPAEFRTLDACRMDTLEQGSADLVVIAQSLHHFSPGQLALMIHGAKEAGASAFIGLDGYRSLLLAAGVPLVAAMQGIWEFALDGLTSARKFYTEPELDAVAEIATAGRNHLVLTRWPLTLLFVRFDGIRATEASLEYA, from the coding sequence ATGTCCATGCTGCAACAGAAAACCGCCGCCTACGAGGCAATCGACACGCTCCGGCGCGAAGGCAGGTTCCCGTCGTGCAACGTAGACCCCGGTCAGCTCGAAAAAGCGACTGATGGTTTCATGGCCGACATGCGCCGTCTCCAGAGTGAAGCCGCATGGAAACTCGGCGGGCTCTACCTGCTTCCGGAACTCATCCAGAGCGTGCTCAGAACCGATGCCGGAGAACTCATGGATGACCCATCCCTTCCGGCCGGCCAGAAACTCCGGATGACCCGGGCACTTGGCCGCCAGAGCGGCATGCTCCAGCTCACGGAGAGCTTTGTCGATCTCCTTTCCCCCATCATCACCGAACTGTCCGAACGAAACGGACGCGACACACGGGTGCTTGAACTGGCCGCGGGTGCCGGCAGCCTCTCGCTCGCACTCGGCCGTGCTGCAATGGACGGCCAGCTGGCGTGCCGGGTAACCGGTACGGACATCGTCGAAGCCTACACTCTGGCAGCACAGCAAGACGCCATGCAGGAAGGGATCCCGGCAGAGTTCCGGACGCTGGACGCATGCAGGATGGACACGCTCGAACAGGGATCGGCCGACCTCGTCGTCATCGCCCAGAGTCTCCACCATTTCAGTCCGGGACAGCTTGCTCTCATGATCCACGGCGCAAAGGAGGCAGGAGCCTCCGCATTCATCGGGCTGGACGGTTACCGCAGTCTCCTCCTTGCCGCCGGGGTGCCGCTTGTCGCCGCCATGCAGGGTATATGGGAGTTCGCCCTCGACGGCCTCACCTCGGCAAGGAAATTCTATACGGAGCCGGAACTTGATGCTGTGGCCGAAATCGCCACGGCCGGAAGAAACCATCTTGTCCTCACCCGCTGGCCGCTCACGCTGCTTTTCGTCCGCTTCGACGGCATTCGGGCAACGGAAGCAAGCCTGGAATATGCATGA
- a CDS encoding heme-binding domain-containing protein, whose amino-acid sequence MKPLKIVAISAAALIAIQFVPFGRGHLNPPVTGEPAWDRPETRELFFRGCRDCHSNETIWPWYSNVAPLSWLTALDVSIGREKFNVSEWGRKSRNEGDEAAEEVREGKMPPWFYLPAHPEAKLSIEEKESLAKGLEATFGTKGGHEENGH is encoded by the coding sequence ATGAAACCATTGAAAATTGTTGCCATCTCGGCTGCCGCTCTCATCGCCATCCAGTTCGTGCCCTTCGGCAGAGGCCACCTGAATCCTCCGGTAACGGGCGAGCCTGCATGGGACCGCCCTGAAACCCGCGAGCTCTTTTTCCGCGGATGCCGCGACTGCCACTCCAATGAAACCATCTGGCCCTGGTACAGCAACGTCGCCCCCCTCTCCTGGCTCACGGCGCTCGATGTCTCTATAGGACGGGAGAAGTTCAATGTCTCGGAATGGGGCAGAAAAAGCCGGAACGAAGGCGATGAAGCCGCTGAAGAGGTCCGTGAGGGCAAAATGCCGCCATGGTTCTACTTGCCGGCACACCCGGAGGCAAAGCTTTCCATAGAGGAAAAAGAATCCCTCGCCAAAGGCCTCGAGGCGACCTTCGGCACCAAAGGAGGCCATGAAGAAAACGGTCACTAA
- a CDS encoding site-2 protease family protein, producing the protein MKRTGILLLHIGLFLLTLITTLWAGVTWQGGVVHLESLGALARSLTAGAPYAFGLIIFLSVHEFGHYFASMRHGVQASLPFYIPVPPLPFLLSLGTMGAVIKIRDRMPGTRALFDIGAAGPLSGFAVSLVLLAWGFGGLPPEPAVTAPIPLQAAGDGRLVFGKNLIWILMERAIAPESHLLMSDLPQYPLLFTGWIGTFVTALNLLPAGQLDGGHVTYSMFGRRGHTLGARATLVAILLLGLPSSLDMLLPAMLPHTLTAWSWPGWMLWAAILWKIIGTGHPPTMYDQPLDTGRHALGWLTILLFLISFTPVPFTLT; encoded by the coding sequence ATGAAGCGGACCGGCATCCTCCTGCTCCATATCGGACTCTTCCTTCTTACCCTCATCACCACCCTCTGGGCCGGGGTCACCTGGCAGGGGGGCGTGGTGCACCTTGAGAGCCTGGGAGCGCTTGCCCGCTCGCTCACGGCAGGCGCTCCCTACGCCTTCGGCCTCATCATATTCCTCAGCGTCCATGAGTTCGGGCACTACTTCGCTTCAATGCGCCACGGGGTGCAGGCATCACTCCCCTTCTATATCCCGGTACCGCCTCTTCCGTTCCTCCTGAGCCTCGGCACCATGGGCGCCGTCATAAAGATCCGGGACAGGATGCCCGGTACCCGTGCGCTGTTCGACATTGGTGCGGCAGGTCCGCTCTCCGGCTTTGCGGTCTCTCTCGTGCTTCTTGCATGGGGGTTCGGGGGCCTCCCCCCGGAACCCGCCGTGACAGCGCCCATCCCCCTGCAAGCCGCCGGGGATGGACGCCTCGTTTTCGGGAAAAACCTGATCTGGATCCTGATGGAGCGGGCCATCGCGCCGGAGAGCCATCTTTTGATGAGCGACCTCCCTCAGTACCCGCTGCTCTTCACCGGATGGATCGGCACCTTCGTCACCGCGCTGAACCTCCTGCCGGCAGGCCAGCTCGACGGCGGCCATGTCACCTATTCAATGTTCGGCCGCCGGGGACACACCCTTGGGGCCCGGGCAACCCTTGTCGCCATCCTGCTCCTCGGCCTGCCCTCCTCGCTCGACATGCTGCTCCCCGCCATGCTCCCTCACACCCTCACCGCATGGTCCTGGCCCGGCTGGATGCTGTGGGCCGCCATCCTCTGGAAGATCATCGGCACCGGCCACCCGCCGACCATGTACGACCAACCGCTCGACACCGGACGGCATGCCCTCGGGTGGCTGACCATCCTGCTCTTCCTGATCTCGTTTACTCCCGTCCCGTTCACCCTAACCTGA
- the folP gene encoding dihydropteroate synthase — protein sequence MSPHRPAGTTPPLKCRTRTLDFSEGPKVMGILNTTPDSFHDGGTLTGPEGELDLGLALERARRMLSEGADIIDIGGESSRPGARVISTDEEIQRTAPLIELVRRESDAPISIDTYKAAVAEAALQAGADIVNDISGFSFDSAMPSVCNSYGAAAVLMHTPARPADMQWSTRTPNGSEDITATVMHYLEEAVRRAEAAGVQDIIIDPGFGFGKSVEENFRLLKRLGEFRSTKRPVLAGLSNKSFLAHIAASGGKPVRPTAERLSATLAAETLAVLNGADIIRTHDAGGAKTCIRVVQAMVGLHG from the coding sequence ATGAGCCCTCATCGCCCAGCCGGCACCACCCCGCCGCTCAAGTGCCGAACGAGAACGCTTGATTTTTCCGAAGGGCCGAAAGTCATGGGCATCCTCAACACCACCCCCGACTCGTTCCACGACGGCGGGACCCTCACCGGCCCAGAGGGAGAACTCGACCTCGGCCTTGCCCTCGAACGCGCCCGCAGGATGCTCAGTGAAGGAGCGGACATCATCGACATCGGCGGCGAATCCTCCCGGCCCGGCGCCAGGGTAATCAGCACCGATGAAGAGATCCAGCGCACCGCGCCACTCATCGAGCTCGTGCGCAGGGAGAGCGATGCCCCGATCTCAATTGACACCTATAAAGCGGCGGTGGCCGAGGCGGCACTGCAGGCCGGAGCCGATATCGTCAACGACATCTCCGGGTTCTCGTTCGACAGCGCCATGCCCTCCGTCTGCAACAGCTACGGGGCTGCAGCGGTCCTCATGCACACGCCGGCAAGGCCTGCAGACATGCAGTGGAGCACCCGGACACCGAACGGCAGTGAAGACATCACCGCCACCGTCATGCACTATCTCGAAGAGGCCGTGCGGCGCGCCGAAGCAGCAGGGGTACAGGACATCATCATCGACCCCGGGTTCGGGTTCGGCAAAAGCGTAGAAGAGAACTTCAGGCTTCTCAAGCGGCTCGGGGAGTTCCGCTCGACAAAGAGACCGGTGCTTGCAGGGCTCTCAAATAAATCTTTCCTCGCTCATATTGCCGCGTCCGGGGGAAAGCCGGTACGGCCGACAGCTGAACGGCTCAGCGCAACCCTTGCCGCCGAAACCCTCGCCGTCCTTAACGGCGCAGATATCATCCGGACCCACGACGCAGGTGGTGCGAAAACCTGCATCAGGGTAGTGCAGGCTATGGTGGGTCTGCATGGGTAG